From Sediminibacterium sp. TEGAF015, a single genomic window includes:
- a CDS encoding sugar porter family MFS transporter has protein sequence MNNKLAIWSITVGLGGFLFGLDVAVISGAEQAIQQLWSLSDWMHGTAIAMALYGTAFGAALGNIPANKIGRKQTLIWIGILFLVTSVGAALSTNVYAFMFFRFVSGLSIGASSVVAPVYISEIAPPKYRGRMVISFQLNVVAGILIAYFSNYLLAGVGGEDDWRWMLGVVAIPSLFFSLLMLITPETPRWLVLFKKDDAAAAKVLALTGEDAPRVIADIKASVGKATTEPLFNKKFFKPLLLAFLIAFFNQMSGINAIIYFAPKVFEMAGIGREGALLSTVGIGVMNLFFTIAGWYLIDRFGRRVLMFIGSAGYIISLSMIAISFNSTDHSMVVYYVFMFIAAHAVGQGAVIWVFLSELFPNSVRASGTSFGCLVHWVFAALIAQVFPYFAANVSGTVIFGFFAFMMVLQLLYVWKMMPETKGVALEDMGGTVVLH, from the coding sequence ATGAATAATAAACTAGCAATCTGGTCAATTACGGTTGGTCTCGGAGGATTTCTTTTTGGATTAGATGTAGCGGTAATATCCGGTGCTGAACAAGCCATTCAACAACTTTGGTCCTTGTCTGACTGGATGCATGGAACAGCTATTGCTATGGCATTGTACGGGACTGCATTTGGTGCTGCTTTGGGAAATATTCCTGCTAATAAAATCGGAAGAAAGCAGACCCTTATCTGGATTGGCATTTTGTTTCTGGTAACTTCTGTAGGTGCGGCACTTTCGACCAATGTATATGCTTTTATGTTTTTCCGATTTGTGAGTGGCTTGAGTATTGGTGCTTCTTCCGTAGTAGCGCCCGTATACATTTCTGAAATTGCTCCGCCAAAATACAGAGGCAGGATGGTTATTTCCTTTCAGCTGAATGTGGTGGCAGGAATCCTGATTGCATATTTCTCTAATTATTTACTGGCTGGTGTGGGTGGAGAGGACGACTGGCGCTGGATGTTGGGTGTGGTAGCCATACCTTCTTTGTTCTTTTCTTTATTAATGCTGATTACCCCAGAAACGCCCAGGTGGCTGGTGTTATTTAAAAAAGACGATGCAGCTGCTGCTAAAGTATTGGCTTTGACAGGAGAAGACGCACCCAGAGTAATTGCAGATATCAAAGCATCTGTTGGAAAAGCCACTACAGAACCTTTGTTTAATAAGAAATTTTTTAAGCCTTTATTGCTAGCATTTTTAATAGCATTCTTTAATCAAATGTCAGGCATAAATGCCATTATCTATTTTGCTCCCAAAGTTTTTGAAATGGCCGGTATTGGTAGGGAGGGAGCGTTGTTGTCTACGGTAGGAATTGGAGTGATGAATTTGTTTTTTACCATTGCCGGTTGGTATTTGATTGATCGTTTTGGTAGAAGAGTATTAATGTTTATTGGTTCGGCAGGTTATATCATTTCACTTAGTATGATTGCTATCTCTTTTAATAGTACCGACCATTCTATGGTGGTGTATTATGTATTTATGTTCATAGCAGCACATGCTGTAGGGCAGGGTGCGGTAATTTGGGTATTCTTATCTGAACTATTCCCAAATTCAGTTAGAGCCAGTGGTACTTCCTTTGGCTGTTTGGTGCACTGGGTCTTTGCAGCATTGATTGCACAAGTGTTTCCTTATTTTGCTGCCAATGTTTCAGGTACTGTGATATTTGGATTCTTTGCATTTATGATGGTACTCCAACTATTGTATGTATGGAAAATGATGCCGGAAACCAAAGGTGTTGCTTTGGAAGATATGGGAGGAACTGTTGTGTTACATTAG
- the thrC gene encoding threonine synthase, with protein MKYFSLNKQSSPVDFREATLKGQAPDKGLYFPEEIPLHEKTFIEQLRSFSKEEIAFRVMEPFVGDTIPKNVLQRIVTETVDFPFPLHPIHESISSLELYHGPTFAFKDVGARFMSRCLSYFSSNAVTTTTILVATSGDTGGAVANGFLDVEGIEVIILYPSGKVSPVQELQLTTCGSNITALEIDGSFDDCQALVKEAFMDTAITARKNLSSANSINVARWLSQQIYYFLAHQQWAYDMPPVIAVPSGNFGNICAGILAHKTGLPVKHFVAACNVNDTVPAYLRTGSYQVKPSVSTLSNAMDVGNPSNFIRIMKLMNQDYTVLQSLVSGYTITDETTLATIQKVYQQYGYMLDPHGAVAYAALTQYQQENKSARGYILETAHPVKFPDAVKEATGHEAPIPPAAMELFGKQKRSIPMQKDYASFKEYLLNK; from the coding sequence ATGAAATATTTTAGTTTAAACAAACAATCTTCTCCGGTAGATTTTAGGGAAGCTACACTAAAAGGACAAGCGCCAGATAAGGGCTTGTATTTTCCCGAAGAGATTCCTTTGCATGAGAAGACGTTCATTGAGCAACTTCGCAGTTTTTCAAAAGAGGAAATTGCTTTTCGTGTAATGGAGCCTTTTGTTGGTGACACTATTCCAAAAAATGTTTTGCAGCGGATAGTTACAGAGACAGTGGACTTCCCTTTTCCTTTGCATCCTATTCATGAAAGCATTTCCTCTCTGGAATTGTATCACGGTCCCACATTTGCTTTTAAAGATGTGGGTGCCAGATTCATGAGTCGTTGTCTTTCTTATTTTTCCAGCAATGCAGTTACAACTACCACTATTTTGGTAGCCACTTCTGGAGATACTGGTGGTGCTGTAGCTAATGGATTTTTAGATGTTGAAGGTATAGAAGTAATTATCCTATATCCTTCGGGAAAAGTAAGTCCTGTACAGGAATTACAGTTAACAACCTGCGGCTCTAATATCACCGCGCTCGAAATAGATGGAAGCTTTGATGATTGTCAGGCATTGGTGAAAGAAGCGTTTATGGATACTGCTATTACTGCCAGAAAGAATCTGAGTTCTGCTAATTCTATCAATGTGGCACGATGGCTTTCTCAGCAAATTTATTATTTTTTAGCCCATCAGCAGTGGGCGTATGATATGCCTCCAGTGATAGCAGTACCCAGTGGAAATTTTGGAAATATTTGTGCGGGTATACTGGCGCATAAAACAGGTTTGCCAGTAAAACATTTTGTTGCAGCTTGTAATGTGAATGATACAGTTCCAGCTTATTTAAGAACTGGTTCGTACCAGGTTAAACCCAGTGTTTCTACTTTGTCCAATGCTATGGATGTAGGCAATCCTAGCAATTTTATCCGAATAATGAAATTAATGAATCAGGATTATACTGTTTTGCAATCATTGGTATCGGGCTATACTATTACAGATGAAACCACATTGGCTACCATTCAGAAAGTATATCAGCAATATGGTTATATGCTGGATCCACATGGGGCAGTGGCTTATGCAGCATTAACACAGTATCAGCAGGAAAATAAGAGTGCAAGAGGATATATTCTTGAAACAGCTCATCCTGTGAAGTTTCCCGATGCAGTAAAAGAAGCTACCGGTCACGAAGCTCCAATACCGCCAGCTGCAATGGAATTATTTGGCAAACAAAAAAGAAGCATACCCATGCAAAAGGATTATGCTTCTTTTAAAGAATATTTATTAAACAAATAG
- the ilvA gene encoding threonine ammonia-lyase produces the protein MQEQTTIAGFGLEIEAAKEKLKAVVKHTPLIYNASLSKKYGCSVYLKREDLQIVRSYKLRGAYNMISSLPEQQRAKGVVCASAGNHAQGFAYSCKVLNIKGVVFMPIITPNQKVRQTKMFGDGNIEIKLVGDTFDDCAAAAKIFTEANGMTFIPPFDHPKVIEGQATVGVEILADLQEIDFLFAPVGGGGLIAGVGAYFQQASPNTKIIGVEPEGAPSMSEALKKGMPVKLDSIDPFVDGAAVKRVGDYPFEICKEVIDEMVLVNEGKVCSVILKLYNEDAIVVEPAGALSVAALDNYSEMIRGKKVVCIVSGSNNDIDRMQEIKERSLQFEGLKHFFLIRFAQRPGALKEFVNHVLGPTDDIVRFEYMQKHNKETGPALVGIEMQDKADYERLLENMQRYHINFTPINKNDNLFGYLI, from the coding sequence ATGCAGGAACAAACTACCATAGCAGGATTTGGCTTAGAAATTGAAGCAGCAAAAGAAAAATTGAAGGCTGTGGTGAAGCATACACCACTTATTTACAATGCCTCTCTCTCTAAGAAATATGGCTGCTCCGTTTATTTAAAAAGGGAAGATTTGCAAATAGTACGTTCTTATAAATTAAGAGGTGCGTACAACATGATTAGCAGTTTGCCCGAACAACAGCGAGCTAAAGGGGTTGTATGTGCCAGTGCTGGAAATCATGCGCAGGGATTTGCCTATAGCTGTAAAGTGTTGAATATAAAAGGGGTTGTGTTTATGCCCATCATTACTCCCAATCAGAAAGTGAGACAAACGAAAATGTTTGGTGATGGAAATATTGAGATTAAACTAGTTGGAGACACATTTGATGATTGTGCAGCAGCCGCAAAGATATTTACTGAAGCAAATGGTATGACTTTCATACCTCCATTTGATCATCCCAAAGTGATTGAAGGGCAAGCCACCGTTGGAGTGGAAATTTTAGCCGATTTGCAGGAAATTGATTTTTTGTTTGCACCCGTTGGTGGTGGAGGATTAATTGCGGGAGTTGGTGCCTATTTTCAGCAGGCATCGCCCAATACTAAAATCATAGGCGTTGAACCCGAAGGAGCTCCCTCTATGTCGGAAGCATTAAAAAAAGGAATGCCTGTAAAATTAGACAGTATTGATCCCTTTGTAGACGGTGCAGCCGTAAAGCGAGTAGGAGACTATCCTTTTGAAATTTGTAAAGAGGTAATTGATGAGATGGTTTTGGTAAATGAAGGCAAAGTATGTTCTGTAATTCTGAAATTATACAATGAAGATGCGATAGTGGTGGAACCTGCAGGTGCTTTGTCTGTGGCTGCATTGGATAACTATAGTGAAATGATCAGGGGGAAGAAAGTAGTATGTATTGTAAGTGGAAGCAATAATGATATTGACCGAATGCAGGAAATTAAAGAAAGGTCCTTGCAGTTTGAAGGGTTGAAACATTTTTTTCTAATCCGTTTTGCACAACGACCGGGTGCATTAAAAGAGTTTGTGAATCATGTATTGGGACCAACGGATGATATTGTTCGATTTGAATATATGCAAAAGCATAATAAAGAAACCGGTCCCGCATTGGTAGGGATTGAAATGCAGGATAAAGCTGATTATGAACGTTTGCTGGAAAATATGCAACGCTATCATATCAATTTTACTCCTATCAACAAGAACGATAACTTATTCGGGTATTTAATTTAA
- the ilvC gene encoding ketol-acid reductoisomerase, which produces MANYFNSLPLREQLNQLGVCEFMDKAAFADGINALVGKKLVIIGCGAQGLNQGLNMRDSGLDISYALRKEAIDQKRASYVNATENNFKVGTYEELIPTADVVINLTPDKQHSSVIAAVMPLMKKGATLSYSHGFNIVEEGMQIRKDITVIMVAPKCPGTEVREEYKRGFGVPTLIAVHPENDPEGKGWDYAKAYCVATGGHRAGVLKSSFVAEVKSDLMGEQTILCGLLQTGSILSFNKMIEKGINAGYAAKLIQYGWEVITEALKQGGITAMMDRLSNPAKLKAFELSEELKEIMRPLFQKHQDDIMSGAFSSGMMEDWANGDKKLLTWREATGETAFEKTAAGNMKISEQEFFDNGLLMVAFVRSGVELAFETMVEAGIKEESAYYESLHETPLIANTIARKKLYEMNRVISDTAEYGCYLFDHACKPLLANFMTKIDTDVIGKNFNDGKDNGVDNKTLIAVNAVIRYHPVEIVGEKLRQAMTDMKTIATNQ; this is translated from the coding sequence ATGGCTAATTATTTCAATTCTCTTCCTTTACGCGAGCAGCTGAATCAGCTGGGTGTTTGCGAATTCATGGATAAAGCTGCTTTTGCTGATGGAATCAATGCATTGGTTGGCAAAAAACTGGTGATTATTGGTTGCGGCGCGCAAGGTTTGAATCAGGGGTTGAATATGCGCGATTCTGGACTGGATATTTCTTATGCATTGAGAAAAGAGGCGATTGATCAAAAAAGGGCTTCCTATGTTAATGCAACAGAAAATAATTTTAAAGTAGGCACTTATGAAGAATTGATTCCAACGGCTGATGTGGTAATCAATCTTACTCCGGATAAACAACATAGTTCGGTAATAGCAGCTGTTATGCCTTTGATGAAAAAAGGTGCTACGCTTTCCTATTCTCATGGCTTTAATATTGTAGAAGAAGGCATGCAGATTCGAAAAGACATTACGGTAATTATGGTTGCTCCCAAATGTCCAGGTACAGAAGTGCGGGAAGAATACAAGCGTGGCTTTGGAGTCCCTACGTTGATTGCGGTTCATCCTGAAAATGATCCGGAAGGAAAGGGATGGGATTACGCTAAAGCTTATTGTGTAGCAACAGGTGGTCATAGAGCAGGTGTATTAAAATCTTCTTTTGTTGCTGAAGTAAAATCAGATTTAATGGGTGAGCAGACAATATTATGTGGTTTGCTACAGACAGGTTCTATTTTGTCTTTCAATAAAATGATTGAAAAAGGAATCAACGCTGGCTATGCAGCTAAATTAATTCAGTACGGATGGGAAGTGATTACAGAAGCTTTAAAGCAGGGTGGTATTACTGCTATGATGGATCGCTTATCTAATCCTGCCAAGCTGAAAGCTTTTGAACTTTCAGAAGAATTGAAAGAAATTATGCGTCCCTTATTTCAGAAACACCAGGACGATATTATGAGCGGTGCCTTTTCTTCAGGTATGATGGAAGACTGGGCCAATGGGGATAAAAAATTATTGACTTGGAGAGAAGCGACAGGTGAAACAGCGTTTGAAAAAACAGCGGCTGGGAATATGAAAATTTCCGAACAGGAATTCTTCGATAATGGATTATTGATGGTAGCATTTGTTAGATCAGGAGTAGAACTGGCATTTGAAACAATGGTAGAAGCTGGCATTAAGGAAGAGTCTGCCTATTATGAATCGCTTCATGAAACACCATTGATTGCCAATACGATTGCCAGAAAGAAACTATACGAAATGAACCGTGTAATATCTGATACGGCTGAATATGGTTGTTATTTATTTGATCATGCCTGTAAGCCTTTATTAGCCAATTTCATGACCAAAATTGATACTGATGTGATTGGAAAAAATTTCAATGACGGCAAAGACAACGGTGTTGACAATAAAACACTGATAGCAGTGAATGCAGTAATCAGATATCATCCTGTAGAAATAGTAGGAGAAAAATTAAGACAAGCGATGACCGATATGAAAACCATCGCAACCAATCAGTAA
- the ilvN gene encoding acetolactate synthase small subunit, translated as MKKEFTITVYTENQVGLLNRIAIIFSRRKINIDSLNVSPSEVESIHRFTIVINETEEVVRKLCLQIEKQVEVLKAYFNTNDEIIWQEMALYKVPTDAVAEKLKVERLLREYGARAVVIRKDYTIFETTGQREETDRLIHFLEPYGLIEFVRTARIAIIKASSGFHEKIKEFEAVEPAEELVENEFLNQGQAVFTM; from the coding sequence ATGAAAAAAGAATTTACTATAACGGTTTATACAGAAAATCAGGTGGGTTTACTAAATCGCATTGCGATTATTTTCAGCAGAAGAAAAATCAATATTGATAGCCTCAATGTTTCTCCTTCTGAAGTGGAATCTATCCATCGCTTCACCATTGTGATAAATGAAACAGAAGAAGTGGTTCGAAAGCTTTGTCTACAGATTGAAAAGCAAGTTGAAGTATTAAAAGCCTATTTTAATACCAATGATGAGATTATCTGGCAGGAAATGGCATTGTATAAAGTGCCTACGGATGCGGTAGCAGAAAAACTGAAAGTAGAAAGATTGCTTCGCGAATATGGTGCAAGAGCAGTCGTAATTAGAAAAGACTATACCATTTTTGAAACAACGGGTCAAAGGGAAGAAACCGATCGATTGATTCATTTTCTGGAACCATACGGCTTAATTGAATTTGTCCGTACTGCCAGAATCGCTATCATTAAAGCCAGCAGTGGTTTTCATGAAAAGATTAAAGAATTTGAAGCAGTAGAGCCTGCAGAAGAATTGGTAGAGAACGAATTTCTTAATCAGGGACAGGCTGTTTTCACTATGTAA
- a CDS encoding homoserine kinase, whose amino-acid sequence MGKKITIHSPATVANMVCGFDVLGFAVHEPYDIMHIELTPEPGIVIVNEDDFNLPTDPLQNVAGAALLALMEAYGQPVGFKLSINKQIKPGSGVGSSAASSAGAVAGANALLGNPFSKEELVKFAMNGEKLASGVKHADNIAPCIYGGVTLIRSVFPLDIVKLNVPDLYVTIIHPQIEVKTSDARSILKQQVLLKDAIKQWGNIAGLVAGLQQGDYDLIGRSLEDFLIEPTRSILIPAFDKVKKASKELGALGGGISGSGPSIFMLSTNESTAKSVELAMCQIYDQIGLGYHTYLTTINTRGILLSEAS is encoded by the coding sequence ATGGGTAAAAAAATTACGATACATAGTCCTGCTACGGTAGCCAATATGGTTTGTGGTTTTGATGTGCTGGGTTTTGCCGTGCATGAGCCCTATGATATCATGCATATTGAGTTAACCCCGGAGCCTGGAATTGTTATTGTAAATGAAGATGATTTTAATTTGCCAACTGATCCTTTGCAAAATGTTGCGGGTGCTGCATTGCTTGCATTAATGGAAGCTTATGGGCAGCCTGTGGGATTTAAGCTGTCGATTAACAAACAGATAAAGCCAGGAAGTGGTGTGGGTTCCAGTGCGGCTAGTTCTGCTGGTGCAGTAGCAGGCGCCAATGCTTTGCTTGGCAATCCATTTTCCAAAGAAGAGCTGGTGAAATTTGCCATGAATGGGGAGAAGCTGGCTTCAGGGGTTAAGCATGCAGATAATATTGCGCCCTGCATTTATGGTGGCGTTACTTTAATTCGCTCTGTTTTTCCATTGGATATTGTAAAGTTGAATGTGCCTGATTTATACGTCACCATCATTCATCCCCAAATTGAAGTAAAAACTTCTGATGCAAGAAGCATATTGAAACAGCAGGTGTTATTAAAAGATGCCATTAAGCAATGGGGGAATATTGCAGGACTTGTGGCTGGATTGCAACAGGGCGATTATGATTTAATCGGAAGATCATTGGAAGACTTTTTAATTGAACCTACTAGAAGTATTCTCATCCCTGCATTTGACAAAGTTAAAAAAGCGAGTAAAGAGTTGGGCGCACTCGGAGGAGGTATTTCAGGTTCAGGCCCTTCTATCTTCATGTTAAGTACGAATGAAAGTACTGCCAAATCCGTTGAATTGGCCATGTGTCAGATTTACGATCAGATTGGACTGGGTTACCATACCTACCTAACAACCATTAATACACGCGGAATCCTTTTAAGCGAAGCTTCATGA
- the thrA gene encoding bifunctional aspartate kinase/homoserine dehydrogenase I has protein sequence MQVLKFGGSSVANAVNIGKVTAIVAKAVQKEPVILVVSALGGVTDQLIAIGAKAAGGDESYKEQIKELEVKHLEAVRGLLPVQNQSATLSWVKQQLNELERICDGIFLLGELSARIQDRLVSYGELLSSYIITAALKELNTNPVWTDSRELIITNDFYGNASVQFEMTNQRILSFLQSNSSSLYVAPGFIAANEKGYTTTLGRGGSDYTGAIFAAATDATALEIWTDVTGMMTADPRLVLNPRPIEAISYEEAMELSHFGAKIIYPPTIQPVMKKNIPVWVKNTFEPEAAGTVIQQHAVANSDVVRGISSINRIALLSLEGSGMIGIPGFSKRLFEVLALNRINVILITQSSSEYSICVAINEADANTAQRAIDAFFAYEIENGKVNPVSVETGLSIVAVVGEQMKSLPGISGRMFGGLGRNGINVRAIAQGSSEKNISAVIAATDVKKAINVLHEDFFETTYKQLNVFVAGAGNVGGKLLGQLNQQLQYLKDHMRLQIQVVGIANSRRAILDDAGIDLNNWRSVLEESPETDIHGFVTAIIEKNLRNSVFVDVTANEVVASVYGTLLAKSVAVVACNKIACSSTYENYKKLKHLARTYNTRFLFETNVGAGLPIIGTLNDLMRSGDKITRIQAVLSGTLNFVFNHYNGTIPFAQVVKRAQDEGYTEPDPRLDLGGTDVMRKIMILAREAGEMMEMDQITNEAFLPASCFEGTVADFYAEMERQEPHFQQLLASAKANHAKLKFVAEYYNGSAKVGLQEIPAHSDFYHLYGKDNLVLFYTERYPEQPLVIKGAGAGAEVTASGVFADIIRIA, from the coding sequence ATGCAGGTATTAAAGTTTGGAGGAAGTTCTGTTGCTAATGCTGTAAATATCGGTAAGGTAACAGCTATAGTGGCAAAGGCTGTACAAAAAGAGCCTGTTATTTTAGTAGTATCTGCATTGGGGGGCGTAACCGATCAGCTGATTGCTATTGGTGCAAAAGCTGCTGGTGGTGATGAAAGTTATAAAGAACAAATCAAGGAGCTTGAAGTAAAACACCTGGAAGCAGTACGAGGGTTGTTGCCCGTACAAAATCAAAGTGCTACTTTAAGTTGGGTGAAGCAGCAACTAAATGAACTGGAAAGGATTTGTGATGGTATTTTTTTATTGGGAGAGTTGTCGGCCAGAATACAGGATAGACTGGTAAGTTATGGAGAGTTGCTTTCTTCTTATATCATTACTGCTGCATTGAAGGAATTGAATACGAATCCTGTCTGGACCGATTCCAGAGAGCTCATTATTACCAATGATTTCTATGGAAATGCAAGTGTGCAATTTGAAATGACTAATCAACGGATTCTTTCTTTTTTACAAAGTAATTCCTCCTCTTTGTATGTTGCTCCCGGATTTATTGCTGCCAATGAAAAAGGATATACTACTACATTGGGTAGAGGGGGATCTGATTATACAGGAGCTATTTTTGCTGCCGCAACTGATGCTACCGCACTTGAAATTTGGACGGATGTTACCGGGATGATGACAGCAGACCCGCGTTTGGTTTTGAATCCAAGACCTATTGAAGCTATTTCTTATGAGGAAGCCATGGAGCTATCTCATTTTGGGGCTAAAATAATTTATCCGCCCACCATTCAGCCAGTGATGAAAAAAAACATTCCTGTTTGGGTGAAGAATACTTTTGAACCTGAAGCAGCAGGCACCGTTATTCAACAACATGCGGTTGCCAACTCTGATGTAGTAAGGGGGATATCCAGCATTAACCGAATTGCTTTGTTGAGTTTGGAGGGAAGTGGTATGATTGGTATACCCGGATTTAGTAAGCGATTGTTTGAAGTGTTGGCATTGAATAGAATCAATGTTATTTTAATTACCCAAAGTTCCTCTGAGTATTCTATCTGTGTTGCCATTAATGAAGCAGATGCAAATACTGCCCAACGGGCAATTGACGCTTTTTTTGCCTACGAAATTGAAAATGGGAAAGTAAATCCTGTATCAGTAGAAACTGGGTTAAGTATTGTAGCAGTAGTAGGAGAACAAATGAAAAGCTTACCAGGTATCAGTGGAAGAATGTTTGGCGGTTTGGGCAGAAACGGAATAAATGTAAGAGCCATTGCTCAAGGATCTTCTGAGAAAAATATATCTGCCGTAATTGCTGCAACTGATGTTAAAAAAGCCATTAATGTTTTACACGAAGACTTCTTTGAAACAACCTATAAGCAGTTGAATGTATTTGTAGCTGGAGCAGGTAATGTGGGAGGAAAATTATTGGGGCAGTTGAATCAGCAGTTGCAGTATTTAAAAGATCATATGCGTTTGCAAATACAAGTCGTAGGTATTGCAAATAGCAGACGTGCTATATTGGATGATGCAGGGATTGATTTGAATAACTGGAGATCGGTTTTAGAAGAATCACCTGAAACAGATATTCATGGTTTTGTTACTGCCATTATAGAAAAGAACCTCCGCAACAGTGTTTTTGTTGATGTTACAGCCAATGAAGTTGTAGCGTCTGTGTATGGTACTTTATTAGCCAAAAGTGTTGCAGTGGTTGCTTGCAATAAAATTGCCTGCTCCTCTACTTATGAAAATTATAAAAAGCTAAAGCATCTGGCCAGAACCTACAATACGCGCTTTTTATTTGAGACCAATGTAGGAGCTGGTTTGCCAATTATTGGGACGCTCAATGACTTAATGAGAAGTGGAGATAAGATAACCAGAATACAGGCTGTTTTATCGGGCACTTTAAATTTTGTATTCAATCATTATAACGGAACCATACCTTTTGCACAGGTAGTAAAGCGTGCACAGGACGAAGGGTATACAGAGCCAGATCCAAGATTGGATTTGGGAGGAACGGATGTGATGAGAAAAATAATGATTTTAGCAAGAGAAGCAGGCGAGATGATGGAAATGGATCAGATTACCAATGAGGCTTTCTTGCCTGCGAGTTGTTTTGAAGGGACAGTCGCTGATTTTTATGCTGAAATGGAAAGGCAAGAACCGCATTTTCAACAATTATTAGCAAGCGCAAAAGCCAATCATGCCAAATTGAAATTTGTTGCTGAGTACTATAATGGGTCAGCCAAAGTTGGTTTACAGGAAATTCCGGCGCATTCTGATTTCTATCATTTATATGGAAAGGATAACCTTGTATTGTTTTATACAGAAAGGTATCCCGAACAGCCATTGGTAATTAAAGGAGCAGGAGCCGGAGCTGAAGTAACTGCTTCTGGTGTATTTGCAGATATTATACGCATAGCTTAA
- a CDS encoding amidohydrolase, whose translation MKKILAICLFFALNSYGQKKNAATNTNNAASQQLNALKEKTLSMLDASYAADKKTALQIWDYAELGYKETKSAALHVQHLKEAGFTVETGVAGIPTAFVATYGSGSPVIGILAEYDALPGLAQEAIPEKKSIDGKIGGHGCGHHLFGTASVSAGIAIKKLIEENKMTGTIKVYGCPAEEGGSGKVYMVRDGLFKNVDAVIHWHPDDQNKVYMTSFIANKSAKFRFQGIASHAAMSPENGRSALDAVEALNHMANMMREHIPQETRIHYVITNGGKAPNVVPDFAEVYYYVRHPKREVAVDVFDRITKAAEGAALGTGTKMSYEIVGGTHDLLINKTLAEVMQENLVKVGGVTYTEEEKSFGKKIQSSFIGKAPAIEEAATIQPLQKEADAGGGSSDVSDVSYVVPTVGLEAATWIPGTSAHSWQAVACGGTEIGTKGMLVAAKTMALTAIDLFNKPGVIQKAKDEFIKSVGSYQYKPLLGDRKPALNYRD comes from the coding sequence ATGAAAAAGATATTAGCCATCTGCCTATTTTTTGCTTTGAATAGCTATGGGCAGAAAAAAAATGCTGCAACAAATACCAACAATGCAGCAAGCCAGCAACTAAATGCATTAAAAGAAAAAACGCTTTCTATGCTGGATGCCAGCTATGCTGCTGATAAAAAGACAGCACTACAAATCTGGGATTATGCAGAGCTGGGTTATAAAGAAACCAAGAGTGCAGCATTGCATGTGCAACATTTAAAAGAAGCTGGATTTACAGTTGAAACAGGGGTGGCAGGTATCCCCACCGCTTTTGTAGCTACCTATGGATCGGGCAGTCCAGTTATCGGCATACTGGCAGAATACGATGCACTCCCCGGTCTGGCTCAGGAAGCCATCCCAGAAAAGAAATCAATTGATGGAAAAATTGGGGGGCATGGTTGCGGTCATCATTTATTTGGAACTGCTTCAGTATCTGCGGGAATTGCTATTAAAAAATTGATAGAAGAAAATAAAATGACAGGTACCATTAAAGTGTATGGCTGTCCGGCAGAAGAGGGGGGAAGTGGAAAAGTATATATGGTAAGAGATGGCCTTTTCAAAAACGTAGATGCTGTGATTCACTGGCATCCAGATGACCAGAACAAAGTGTACATGACCAGTTTTATCGCCAATAAATCTGCAAAATTTAGATTTCAGGGAATTGCTTCTCATGCAGCTATGTCGCCTGAAAATGGCCGATCTGCTTTGGACGCAGTGGAAGCCTTGAATCATATGGCGAATATGATGCGAGAACATATACCGCAGGAAACCCGCATTCATTATGTAATTACCAATGGAGGTAAAGCACCGAATGTGGTACCCGATTTTGCGGAAGTATATTATTATGTGCGTCATCCCAAAAGAGAAGTAGCGGTAGATGTGTTTGATAGAATTACCAAAGCAGCAGAAGGAGCAGCATTAGGCACAGGAACTAAAATGAGCTATGAAATTGTAGGAGGTACACACGATTTGTTAATCAATAAAACCCTGGCCGAAGTAATGCAGGAAAATCTAGTAAAAGTAGGCGGTGTAACGTATACAGAAGAAGAAAAAAGCTTTGGGAAAAAAATCCAGTCCAGTTTTATAGGTAAAGCTCCTGCAATAGAAGAAGCTGCTACTATTCAACCTTTACAGAAAGAAGCAGACGCAGGTGGAGGATCCAGCGATGTAAGTGATGTTAGCTATGTGGTACCAACTGTGGGATTAGAAGCAGCTACCTGGATTCCGGGAACTTCTGCCCATAGCTGGCAAGCTGTTGCCTGCGGTGGCACAGAAATTGGCACAAAGGGCATGCTGGTGGCAGCAAAAACCATGGCACTAACTGCCATTGATCTATTCAACAAACCAGGAGTGATTCAAAAAGCAAAAGATGAGTTCATCAAAAGTGTAGGCAGCTATCAGTATAAACCTTTATTAGGAGATAGAAAGCCTGCGTTAAATTATAGAGATTAA